The Petrocella atlantisensis genome has a window encoding:
- a CDS encoding ABC transporter permease: MHLTENFKQAFLSLTTNKLRSILTMLGIIMGVFSIVAIMAISNATKVYISSELGKLGANTIIIQSTGSDIEDRDRLTMKDMDSIVRGVDEVENITAAATFYSSIRLEDGNRDALVAGATSQYTSFQTIDLLEGRFISGSDIEGQRRVIIVPDTFAREYFNRTDILGEEVRLTNGYGDIMKMKVIGVLNTEDDLFSSLLEGIEFPVEVIAPITTMQSFFGTEYVDQIQVSIDPEANLASAGSRIIRLLEFVHDNQDKYLATSVEDIQKSVSGILNVISMVLLVIAIITLVVGGIGIINILLVSVTERIREIGIRKAIGAKKRDIVLQFLTESILMTGFSGLIGIFLGILTGAIISSVIKIPPVVDIKTTVIAFIGSIVLGIIFGVYPAKKAADLDPIESLRYE; encoded by the coding sequence ATGCATTTGACAGAAAACTTCAAACAGGCTTTCTTGAGTTTGACCACCAATAAGTTAAGGTCTATTCTGACGATGCTAGGCATCATTATGGGTGTTTTTTCTATAGTTGCTATTATGGCCATCAGTAACGCCACTAAGGTTTATATTTCTTCAGAACTTGGAAAGCTTGGTGCAAACACTATCATCATACAAAGTACCGGTTCAGACATTGAAGACAGAGATCGACTTACCATGAAAGATATGGACAGCATCGTACGAGGTGTAGATGAAGTTGAGAATATTACAGCTGCAGCAACCTTTTATTCCAGCATTCGCTTGGAAGATGGGAATCGAGATGCTTTGGTGGCAGGTGCCACCTCACAGTACACCAGTTTTCAAACCATCGATCTTCTGGAAGGCAGATTTATATCAGGATCAGATATTGAAGGTCAAAGAAGGGTTATTATAGTTCCGGATACCTTTGCCAGAGAATATTTCAACAGAACAGATATTTTAGGTGAAGAAGTAAGATTAACCAATGGCTATGGTGACATCATGAAGATGAAAGTAATTGGTGTCTTAAATACAGAAGACGACTTATTCTCATCCTTACTCGAGGGCATTGAGTTTCCGGTGGAAGTGATTGCACCCATCACAACGATGCAATCATTTTTTGGGACAGAGTATGTGGATCAGATTCAGGTCTCTATCGACCCGGAAGCCAACCTTGCATCAGCGGGCAGTCGAATCATAAGGCTATTAGAATTCGTTCATGACAACCAGGATAAATATTTAGCCACCAGTGTGGAAGACATACAAAAATCAGTGAGTGGTATATTAAATGTCATATCCATGGTGTTGTTAGTTATTGCAATCATTACCCTTGTTGTTGGCGGTATTGGTATCATCAACATATTATTGGTTTCAGTAACGGAGCGGATAAGAGAAATAGGCATTCGAAAAGCCATTGGTGCCAAAAAAAGGGATATTGTCCTGCAGTTTTTAACAGAATCCATATTGATGACCGGATTTAGCGGCCTGATTGGCATATTTCTTGGTATTTTAACAGGTGCCATTATTTCAAGTGTAATCAAGATTCCACCGGTGGTGGATATCAAAACCACTGTAATTGCCTTTATCGGTTCTATAGTACTGGGTATTATCTTTGGTGTATATCCGGCAAAAAAAGCAGCAGACCTAGACCCCATAGAATCCTTACGTTATGAGTAA
- a CDS encoding ABC transporter ATP-binding protein encodes MIKIKDVGKTYGNGNIAVEALKQVNLNIEKGEFISIMGPSGSGKSTLMNLIGCLDRVTCGDYHLENVNVATLDDNELASIRNKKIGFVFQSFNLLPRISALKNVELPMIYAGVHYKERKVRGMEAMHRVGLADRMDHKPNEMSGGQKQRVAIARALVNRPAIILADEPTGNLDSVSSEEIMAEFQKLNEEGVTVIIVTHEPDIAEHTKRVITFADGYLTSDRMVEKPIQALDILKQKEKALNASLNGGNKDER; translated from the coding sequence ATGATAAAAATCAAGGATGTTGGAAAAACATATGGTAATGGTAACATTGCTGTAGAAGCTTTAAAGCAGGTTAATCTTAATATAGAAAAAGGTGAATTTATTTCTATTATGGGTCCATCAGGTTCGGGAAAGTCAACGCTCATGAATTTGATTGGATGCCTAGACCGGGTAACTTGTGGGGATTATCATTTAGAAAATGTGAATGTAGCCACTTTGGATGACAATGAGCTGGCATCCATACGAAATAAGAAGATTGGTTTTGTTTTCCAGTCATTCAATCTGCTGCCTAGGATTTCTGCTCTGAAAAATGTGGAATTACCTATGATCTACGCCGGAGTTCACTATAAGGAGCGTAAGGTAAGAGGTATGGAAGCCATGCATCGGGTTGGTCTAGCAGATCGTATGGATCACAAACCCAACGAAATGTCAGGCGGTCAAAAACAGCGTGTGGCCATAGCTAGAGCTTTGGTCAACCGACCGGCCATTATATTAGCGGATGAGCCTACTGGGAACCTAGACTCAGTTTCATCAGAAGAAATCATGGCAGAGTTTCAAAAACTCAATGAAGAAGGGGTCACGGTCATCATCGTTACCCACGAGCCGGATATTGCAGAGCATACCAAGCGTGTCATTACATTCGCTGACGGCTATTTAACCAGTGACCGTATGGTTGAGAAACCGATACAGGCTCTTGATATATTAAAACAAAAAGAAAAAGCGCTGAATGCGTCATTAAATGGAGGAAACAAGGATGAGAGATGA
- a CDS encoding flagellar hook-basal body protein: MFRGLYTAYTGMRSQQEKMDTISNNLANVDTAGYKKDQVVSASFKEMLTLKINDPEVPYSTSIGKMSLGISSQEIHTDHLQGSMKQTDESLNIALQGQGMIKVGRMNEDGTMTERYTRDGSFMLDQEGRLVTSEGLFVLGEENTVLTLDQYDVRINKDGSIYSNEVRLGQIQIVGIEDTKTLRKEGGSLYVGTEETVEIPFVGTAEQGFLESSNANSIEEMINMINVMRTYESNQKIIQTYDATMEKVVNNVGSIR; encoded by the coding sequence ATGTTTAGAGGTCTATATACAGCTTATACGGGTATGAGAAGTCAACAAGAAAAGATGGATACCATCTCTAATAATCTTGCAAATGTAGATACTGCCGGATACAAAAAAGATCAAGTAGTATCAGCGTCATTTAAAGAAATGTTGACCCTAAAAATAAACGACCCTGAAGTTCCCTACAGTACGTCTATAGGTAAAATGAGCCTTGGTATCAGTTCGCAAGAAATACATACAGATCACTTACAGGGTTCTATGAAGCAGACAGACGAGAGCCTTAATATAGCATTACAAGGTCAAGGCATGATTAAGGTAGGACGCATGAATGAAGACGGCACTATGACGGAAAGATATACGAGAGACGGATCATTTATGTTGGATCAAGAAGGACGCTTGGTTACAAGTGAGGGTCTCTTTGTCTTAGGTGAGGAAAATACAGTACTGACTTTGGATCAATATGATGTGCGTATTAACAAAGATGGTAGTATATATTCGAATGAGGTACGTTTAGGTCAGATACAAATTGTCGGCATAGAAGATACAAAAACCTTACGAAAAGAGGGCGGAAGTTTATATGTCGGAACAGAAGAGACAGTAGAAATTCCATTTGTAGGAACGGCAGAGCAAGGCTTTTTGGAAAGCTCCAATGCCAATAGTATTGAAGAGATGATTAACATGATTAATGTTATGCGTACCTATGAATCCAATCAGAAAATTATTCAGACTTACGATGCAACCATGGAGAAAGTGGTCAACAACGTTGGTTCTATTAGATGA
- a CDS encoding phosphodiester glycosidase family protein: MIKIMAVIMGILYYSTQLYSGIQYEVIQRLYPLKPEVIRVLDIDMNNQQIRVENGLSFGVLYGFETTSAMVEDNQATIGVNGMFYNDLGLPYGLMVHEGKPIRAQYIGTPTVLIDTNNQVSIADVRLKAFVTLHNQDIELYGFNGLVPDGKWVLFDEVYGKTTRVRRPSTNYMIRDNLVVDIIITDQPVALKGWDHVLTFVGENKTIKIGDTFKLELNYGLGDVNVKEAFGTGAWLVKNGENVAKEYEAFMGYTTAYQPRTLVGVTGDNHLVLAVVDGRLEGESLGMTGQESAKLMLELGCIQAAYLDGGSSSTLVINNKVINEPSGGEERAIAHSILIFHQKK, encoded by the coding sequence ATGATCAAAATCATGGCGGTGATCATGGGCATACTCTATTATTCCACCCAACTCTATAGTGGAATCCAATATGAGGTTATACAGCGTTTATATCCACTGAAGCCGGAAGTGATTCGTGTCCTGGATATTGATATGAATAATCAGCAGATTCGAGTGGAGAATGGCTTATCTTTTGGTGTATTATATGGTTTTGAAACCACTTCAGCCATGGTCGAGGATAATCAAGCCACCATAGGCGTCAACGGTATGTTCTACAATGATTTAGGTTTACCCTACGGTCTGATGGTTCATGAGGGCAAACCCATACGCGCACAGTATATAGGAACCCCAACGGTGCTGATAGATACTAACAACCAAGTATCCATTGCAGACGTGCGGTTGAAGGCATTTGTTACCTTGCATAATCAGGATATTGAGCTGTATGGATTTAATGGATTGGTTCCCGATGGGAAATGGGTTCTATTTGATGAAGTTTATGGTAAAACAACACGTGTCAGACGACCAAGTACCAACTACATGATTCGTGATAATCTGGTAGTGGATATCATTATAACAGATCAACCGGTGGCACTTAAGGGTTGGGATCATGTTTTAACTTTTGTAGGTGAAAACAAGACCATTAAAATTGGAGATACATTTAAATTAGAACTAAATTATGGGTTGGGCGATGTTAATGTAAAAGAAGCATTTGGAACTGGCGCCTGGTTGGTCAAAAACGGAGAGAATGTAGCCAAGGAATATGAAGCATTTATGGGTTATACGACAGCCTACCAACCTCGAACATTAGTAGGTGTAACAGGGGACAACCATTTGGTTTTAGCTGTTGTGGATGGACGTCTTGAGGGTGAAAGCCTTGGCATGACAGGACAGGAGTCTGCGAAGTTGATGTTGGAGCTGGGCTGCATTCAAGCAGCTTATTTAGACGGCGGATCTTCATCGACACTGGTCATAAACAACAAGGTCATCAACGAACCGTCCGGTGGAGAAGAAAGAGCAATAGCCCACAGTATTCTGATTTTTCATCAAAAGAAATAG
- a CDS encoding COG2426 family protein: MTTELLWIMVLSAVPVLEQKAAIPLGLSLGYSDVLVYIVTLVGAIIPAPFIMLFIPKLFEFLKRFDKLGRLVHWYEKSAMKRGKNIVKYELLGLLMFVAFPLPLTGVWTGSAVAAMLKLDFKKAFPTVIVGAMICGLILMLVFKGAVSLFWIHG, from the coding sequence ATGACAACAGAATTATTATGGATTATGGTACTATCGGCTGTACCTGTACTTGAACAAAAAGCAGCCATTCCCTTAGGGTTATCTTTAGGTTATTCAGATGTTCTGGTATACATTGTTACTTTAGTTGGTGCAATAATACCAGCGCCATTTATCATGTTGTTTATACCAAAGTTGTTTGAATTTCTAAAGCGATTTGATAAATTAGGACGTTTGGTGCATTGGTATGAGAAAAGTGCCATGAAGCGGGGAAAAAATATTGTAAAATATGAATTGTTGGGACTCCTTATGTTTGTAGCGTTTCCGTTACCTCTTACAGGCGTATGGACAGGATCAGCGGTTGCGGCCATGTTGAAGCTGGATTTTAAAAAAGCCTTTCCTACAGTTATAGTAGGTGCCATGATCTGTGGCCTTATACTTATGCTGGTTTTTAAAGGTGCTGTATCATTATTTTGGATACATGGTTAA
- a CDS encoding ribonuclease H1 domain-containing protein: MPKKYYAVRQGLEKGIFKTWAECQASTKGYSGAEFKSFKTLEEAESYMKIDQTSPMNHHVNGDASIKEVEINEAGIAKAYVDGSYDHSTKRYAGGAVILIGEEEIHINEAGDDTELATMRNVAGELLGAIRAMEWVYNHKDAMGIEKLILYHDYEGIAKWATKGWQAKKKGTQQYVTLFNKYSTSYPIEFVKVLAHSGDYYNELADQLAKKALGIENGML, translated from the coding sequence ATGCCAAAAAAATATTATGCAGTCAGACAAGGGTTAGAAAAAGGTATATTTAAGACATGGGCGGAATGCCAAGCAAGTACAAAGGGCTATTCAGGTGCAGAGTTTAAAAGTTTCAAAACCTTAGAAGAAGCGGAATCCTATATGAAGATAGATCAGACCTCTCCAATGAATCATCATGTAAATGGGGATGCTAGTATAAAAGAAGTTGAAATAAATGAAGCGGGAATAGCGAAAGCCTATGTGGATGGGAGTTATGATCATAGTACAAAACGTTATGCAGGCGGTGCGGTTATTCTTATTGGAGAAGAAGAGATTCATATTAATGAGGCCGGTGATGATACTGAACTGGCCACGATGAGAAATGTGGCAGGAGAACTACTAGGTGCCATAAGAGCCATGGAATGGGTATACAATCATAAAGACGCAATGGGCATAGAGAAATTGATTCTCTATCATGACTATGAAGGTATAGCCAAATGGGCAACAAAAGGATGGCAGGCTAAGAAAAAGGGGACACAGCAATATGTGACACTATTTAATAAATACAGCACATCCTATCCGATTGAATTTGTAAAAGTTCTGGCGCACTCTGGAGATTATTATAATGAACTGGCAGATCAGCTGGCAAAAAAAGCGCTGGGTATAGAAAACGGTATGCTATAA
- a CDS encoding rod-binding protein produces MEISGLGSSFLNTLTSAETTKSKVEDENFQNIIKKAMEDKDDEALKDACAEFESYYLNKVFSEMRKSIPKSGLYEESQGRNIYEDMLYEAYSKEISKGQGAGIKDMLYQQLKK; encoded by the coding sequence ATGGAAATTAGTGGACTGGGTAGTAGCTTTTTAAACACTTTAACAAGTGCTGAGACGACAAAAAGCAAAGTTGAAGATGAAAATTTTCAGAATATTATAAAAAAAGCGATGGAAGACAAAGATGATGAAGCGCTAAAAGATGCTTGTGCAGAATTTGAATCTTATTATTTAAACAAGGTATTTTCAGAGATGCGCAAATCCATTCCAAAGTCCGGCCTTTATGAAGAGAGTCAAGGACGGAATATCTATGAAGACATGCTTTATGAAGCTTACTCCAAAGAGATTTCTAAGGGACAGGGCGCCGGCATTAAAGATATGTTATACCAACAACTAAAGAAATAA
- a CDS encoding flagellar hook-basal body protein, which translates to MMRSLWTAASGMKTQQATVDSIANNLSNVNTVGFKKERLEFKSLLYETMKNAGDIANGGSPVNLQVGHGVRTVASVKSFTQGTFERTEGPLDFAIEGDGFFALMDVNGNPIYTRDGSFKTSILDGELMLTSSTGRPVLGIDGEPIVFDETVVADKLSVDEQGIFSTIVDGDRVDLGLQLQVVQFQNSQGLKTIGGGFYEQTVASGIPIIEVDNEETEGSMVVQGALEASNVQAVEEMVKLIVAQRAYELSSKAIQSSDEMLQRANELKR; encoded by the coding sequence ATGATGAGATCGTTATGGACCGCTGCATCTGGTATGAAAACTCAGCAGGCAACCGTTGATAGCATAGCCAATAACCTATCGAATGTGAACACGGTAGGCTTCAAAAAAGAACGTTTGGAATTCAAATCCTTATTATATGAAACCATGAAAAATGCTGGCGATATTGCCAATGGTGGCAGTCCGGTTAATTTGCAAGTCGGTCATGGTGTTAGAACAGTTGCTTCTGTTAAATCTTTTACTCAAGGTACTTTTGAACGTACGGAAGGACCACTTGATTTTGCAATCGAGGGAGATGGATTCTTTGCGCTCATGGATGTAAATGGAAATCCGATTTATACCAGAGATGGCAGTTTTAAGACATCTATTTTGGATGGAGAACTTATGTTGACCAGTTCAACAGGACGCCCTGTTTTGGGTATTGATGGAGAACCGATTGTATTTGATGAAACCGTTGTTGCAGATAAATTGTCGGTGGATGAACAAGGTATTTTCTCAACAATCGTGGATGGTGACCGCGTTGACCTTGGTTTACAATTACAAGTTGTACAATTTCAGAATTCACAAGGCCTAAAGACAATCGGTGGTGGCTTTTATGAGCAGACGGTTGCGTCAGGGATTCCTATTATAGAAGTAGATAATGAAGAAACGGAAGGCAGCATGGTCGTTCAAGGTGCTTTAGAAGCATCTAATGTACAGGCAGTAGAGGAAATGGTTAAACTGATTGTAGCTCAAAGAGCCTATGAGCTCAGCTCAAAAGCGATTCAGAGTTCAGATGAGATGTTGCAACGTGCCAATGAATTGAAGCGGTAG
- a CDS encoding Yip1 family protein: MRDEENKMDTNEVEENKGMHETKETNEINEIYENEGMEEVNASPIVKMANIIFAPTEAFKAIKSKPNWFIPLLITMLAPIVYYLVCWGQFEVTMIREIEKQLEGTGQVVTESMMELPLTIAKVSTFVFTPIGVIIGMLFVAFVYFVVAKIIKSPAGFKQIFSMTVHIGILSVFTWLIMMVMTLIKGEMPTVSVTSLSSLLPESMNGSVLSAVLAPIEVISLWSLYITYIGLRIVASFSKKAAGITVGLSFLFGASISVITVLLTNMASSMQM; the protein is encoded by the coding sequence ATGAGAGATGAAGAGAACAAAATGGATACAAATGAAGTGGAAGAAAACAAGGGTATGCATGAAACAAAGGAAACTAATGAAATAAATGAGATATATGAAAATGAAGGCATGGAAGAAGTTAATGCTTCACCAATAGTCAAGATGGCAAATATTATCTTCGCACCGACGGAGGCTTTCAAAGCCATCAAATCCAAACCCAACTGGTTCATTCCCTTGCTAATTACAATGTTAGCACCTATTGTTTATTATTTGGTTTGTTGGGGACAGTTTGAAGTAACCATGATTAGGGAAATTGAAAAGCAACTGGAAGGCACCGGTCAAGTCGTGACTGAAAGTATGATGGAATTGCCTTTAACCATAGCAAAGGTATCTACTTTTGTTTTTACGCCTATTGGTGTTATTATTGGCATGTTGTTTGTTGCTTTTGTTTATTTTGTTGTGGCTAAGATCATAAAATCACCGGCTGGATTTAAGCAAATTTTTTCCATGACGGTACATATAGGTATATTATCTGTATTTACATGGTTGATCATGATGGTTATGACCCTAATCAAAGGAGAAATGCCAACCGTATCCGTAACAAGTCTTTCCAGCTTACTACCTGAATCTATGAACGGATCCGTCTTATCGGCTGTATTGGCACCGATTGAAGTCATTAGTCTTTGGAGCCTATACATCACATACATAGGACTTAGAATTGTAGCAAGTTTTAGTAAAAAAGCAGCAGGTATAACAGTAGGGTTGTCCTTCTTGTTTGGGGCATCCATATCCGTCATTACCGTATTGCTGACTAATATGGCATCATCGATGCAAATGTAA
- a CDS encoding methyl-accepting chemotaxis protein, whose amino-acid sequence MSKKHGAEKTHQGGMSQTKKVNGSFRRKLIFIIVIQTLLVVTLIVLASTFSTLAILKGNLERNSNDVITEIERGIDNTLDDLKGVAGYFSNQEDVMLLATQGTQEREVLNAFEKFSDAYPNIFNIYMATPAKDMYLYPPTQLPEGYDPTERDWYKEAAASGEVSISDPYVDAGTETVVFTVSKAIMSGDELVGVFAVDVSLAELSQALNSIVIGKTGYPTLIDKEYKVLTHKDSSLLNELLPVEIIVEAMKKNDSNQLRYNYDGESKIAVYKKMDNINMFILAALPVSDIQDDINVVMWTGIGLGAIALVVSGVIAYFVAVFFTRRIRTIAVGLEKVSQGDLTTHVTVKSNDELELLANSLNTTVDNLKYIIGDIQSVANKVNDSSKVLADTSNQTKNSAVEVTRTAEEISKGAVEQAEESEAGASMTNTLAEGIDELTESTKLMDELASDSNNLNDMGVKVVNELRNKTSENEVATKRVETSILELDSKSKEIGNILDTITSIAAQTNLLALNASIEAARAGEHGRGFAVVADEIRKLAEDSKNATQEIQDIVINIQNESSQTVAVMKDVKDRGKEQSIAVEHVNEAFNSISSNIKDITLQIESINRHMLKMNDDKDNIVLSITNISAISEETAAASEEVTASMDQQLESTEEVAKLANDLNEMAHTLRESLSRFTLQ is encoded by the coding sequence ATGTCAAAAAAACACGGAGCTGAAAAAACACATCAAGGGGGTATGTCACAAACCAAAAAGGTTAATGGGAGCTTTAGACGTAAACTCATCTTTATCATTGTCATCCAAACACTTTTGGTGGTGACCCTCATCGTTCTGGCAAGTACGTTTAGTACTTTAGCAATCTTAAAAGGCAATCTAGAAAGAAATAGTAATGACGTTATTACTGAGATTGAAAGAGGGATTGACAATACTTTAGATGACCTTAAAGGGGTCGCAGGCTATTTTTCAAATCAAGAAGACGTTATGTTATTGGCGACACAAGGTACACAAGAACGTGAAGTCCTAAATGCTTTTGAAAAGTTTTCAGATGCGTACCCGAATATCTTCAACATATACATGGCAACACCTGCAAAAGACATGTATCTCTATCCACCAACGCAACTACCTGAAGGTTATGATCCTACAGAACGCGATTGGTATAAAGAGGCGGCTGCTAGTGGTGAAGTGAGTATATCAGACCCTTACGTGGATGCAGGTACAGAAACAGTTGTGTTTACAGTATCAAAAGCCATCATGTCTGGTGATGAGCTTGTTGGGGTATTTGCAGTGGATGTTTCCTTAGCAGAGTTATCACAAGCTCTGAATTCCATCGTTATTGGAAAAACCGGTTATCCGACCTTAATCGATAAAGAGTATAAGGTCTTAACCCATAAGGATAGCAGCTTATTAAATGAGTTGCTACCGGTGGAAATCATCGTAGAAGCCATGAAAAAGAATGACAGCAACCAACTTAGATACAATTATGATGGTGAATCCAAGATTGCCGTCTATAAGAAAATGGATAATATTAACATGTTTATTTTAGCAGCATTACCTGTTTCAGACATTCAAGATGATATAAATGTTGTTATGTGGACAGGCATTGGACTTGGTGCCATCGCTTTAGTCGTATCCGGTGTTATAGCTTATTTTGTAGCGGTGTTCTTCACCAGAAGAATAAGGACCATAGCGGTTGGACTTGAAAAAGTCAGTCAAGGTGATCTAACCACGCATGTAACTGTTAAATCCAATGATGAGCTTGAGTTGTTGGCAAATAGCTTAAACACAACAGTAGATAATTTGAAATATATCATAGGAGATATTCAGTCTGTAGCTAACAAAGTGAATGATTCATCAAAAGTCTTAGCAGATACTTCTAATCAGACCAAAAACTCCGCTGTTGAAGTTACAAGAACCGCTGAGGAAATATCCAAAGGCGCTGTAGAACAAGCTGAGGAGTCAGAAGCGGGTGCTAGTATGACCAATACATTAGCAGAAGGCATCGATGAATTAACGGAAAGTACAAAGTTGATGGATGAATTGGCATCAGACTCCAATAATTTAAATGATATGGGTGTCAAAGTGGTTAATGAGCTTCGAAACAAAACCTCAGAGAATGAGGTCGCAACCAAACGTGTTGAAACATCTATTCTTGAGTTGGACAGTAAGTCTAAAGAAATAGGCAATATTCTAGATACCATAACATCTATAGCAGCGCAAACCAATCTATTAGCACTCAATGCATCCATTGAAGCGGCCAGAGCAGGCGAGCATGGCCGAGGGTTTGCGGTTGTAGCCGATGAGATTCGTAAACTTGCAGAAGATTCGAAAAATGCCACACAAGAGATTCAAGACATCGTTATCAACATACAGAATGAAAGTTCTCAAACAGTAGCGGTCATGAAAGATGTCAAGGACCGTGGTAAGGAGCAATCTATAGCAGTGGAACATGTAAACGAAGCTTTTAATTCAATTTCCAGCAATATTAAAGATATTACTTTGCAGATTGAATCTATTAATCGTCATATGCTTAAAATGAACGATGATAAGGACAACATCGTTTTATCTATTACAAATATATCAGCCATATCTGAAGAGACAGCAGCTGCATCCGAAGAAGTGACCGCTTCAATGGATCAACAACTGGAATCAACAGAAGAAGTGGCTAAACTGGCCAATGATCTGAATGAAATGGCTCACACTTTAAGAGAGTCCTTATCTAGGTTCACTCTTCAATAG
- a CDS encoding HlyD family secretion protein, whose amino-acid sequence MKKKILIAVFIIGIIAIMIVYNLNKDTTGEGGFGGGKAQEVEVTAIQREDLYSSILITGTVMESNKWEVISNTPLQIKEVLVEVGDYVTIGQALFTVDMTDLEAELKQAKLNYDIQTLQLEKLRSQSSTSTAMGGEIALELSRLSVSTAEKFLEEQRMNLEKSRILLNEGFISQEEYNTMTKAVEEAENQLATSKLDLKRAEDDLAALLKSNNQANQSTQIDVTIQVKNLESLKMNITTLENHIQEISDLTYATGEGVVTEVHISKGEQSPSLAPMLTLMDMNKMKVAANLREYDIKDIVIGQKVLITGDAISKSASVEGEVSFIAPKAVQALVNGKEATTVPIEITITKDMDQLKPGYTADCEITTSFKEQVLVASYDMFKDDRDNNKLAYVVTEDGTVEERVVELGIVSDFDAEVVEGLEEGELVINNPSLSLKDGIKVKIVNDLEKEGM is encoded by the coding sequence TTGAAGAAAAAAATCTTAATTGCTGTATTCATCATAGGTATCATAGCCATTATGATTGTTTACAATTTAAATAAAGATACGACAGGAGAAGGTGGATTTGGTGGCGGAAAAGCTCAAGAAGTCGAGGTTACAGCCATACAACGTGAGGATTTATATTCCAGTATACTTATAACCGGCACTGTTATGGAAAGTAATAAATGGGAAGTCATCTCAAACACACCTCTTCAGATTAAAGAAGTGCTGGTTGAAGTCGGTGATTATGTGACTATAGGACAAGCATTATTTACAGTGGACATGACGGATCTTGAAGCGGAACTTAAGCAAGCAAAGCTTAACTATGATATACAAACCTTACAATTGGAGAAGCTTCGAAGCCAATCATCTACATCAACGGCAATGGGGGGTGAAATAGCCCTAGAGTTATCCAGATTATCTGTCAGTACAGCAGAAAAATTTTTAGAAGAACAACGTATGAACCTCGAAAAAAGTCGTATCCTACTAAACGAAGGTTTTATCTCACAAGAGGAATATAATACGATGACGAAGGCGGTAGAAGAAGCCGAAAATCAATTAGCAACTTCAAAGTTAGATTTGAAAAGAGCTGAAGATGATTTGGCAGCGCTACTAAAAAGCAATAATCAAGCCAATCAATCCACACAAATTGATGTAACAATTCAAGTGAAAAATCTTGAAAGCTTAAAAATGAACATAACCACCTTAGAAAACCATATCCAAGAAATATCAGATCTAACCTATGCAACAGGCGAAGGTGTTGTGACAGAAGTACATATATCAAAAGGTGAGCAGTCACCTAGCCTTGCACCTATGTTGACCTTAATGGATATGAACAAAATGAAGGTAGCAGCAAATCTAAGGGAATATGACATTAAGGATATTGTTATTGGCCAAAAGGTTCTAATTACAGGAGATGCGATATCAAAATCCGCATCCGTCGAAGGTGAAGTATCTTTTATAGCGCCAAAGGCAGTTCAAGCACTCGTGAATGGCAAAGAGGCAACAACAGTACCCATTGAAATTACGATTACAAAAGATATGGATCAATTAAAGCCGGGTTATACAGCTGACTGTGAGATTACCACATCCTTTAAGGAACAAGTATTGGTGGCTTCTTATGATATGTTTAAGGATGATAGGGACAACAATAAGTTGGCTTATGTCGTTACAGAAGATGGCACTGTAGAGGAAAGGGTTGTCGAATTGGGGATTGTTTCTGATTTTGATGCTGAGGTTGTGGAAGGATTAGAAGAAGGTGAGCTTGTTATTAACAACCCATCTCTCAGTCTAAAAGACGGTATAAAAGTAAAAATTGTCAATGATCTAGAGAAAGAAGGCATGTAA